A DNA window from Mesorhizobium sp. C432A contains the following coding sequences:
- a CDS encoding CoA-transferase subunit beta has protein sequence MSGFTPNEMMTIAASRALKNDDVCFVGIGAPSAACNVARLTHAPDITLIYESGTIGTAPDVLPLSIGDGELCDTAVTTVSVPEMFRYWLQGGRISIGFLGAAQLDKFGNINTTIIGDYAHPKTRLPGGGGAPEIATSSKEIYITMAQSKRGMVEKIDFFTSFGHGDGGDHRQRLGIDTAGPTLLITDLAIWKPDPMSKEFTVVSLHPGVTRQQVQDSCGWIVKFAEALDETPAPTELELTTLRDLQARTKAAHEGSGKEKAA, from the coding sequence ATGAGCGGCTTTACTCCCAATGAGATGATGACGATTGCCGCCAGCCGAGCCCTGAAAAACGACGATGTCTGCTTCGTCGGCATTGGCGCGCCGTCAGCCGCCTGCAACGTCGCGCGGCTGACGCATGCGCCCGACATCACGCTGATCTATGAAAGCGGCACCATCGGCACCGCGCCCGATGTTTTGCCGCTGTCGATCGGTGACGGCGAACTTTGCGACACCGCCGTCACGACCGTCTCGGTGCCGGAGATGTTTCGTTACTGGCTGCAGGGCGGCCGCATTTCGATCGGTTTCCTCGGTGCCGCCCAGCTCGACAAGTTCGGCAACATCAACACCACCATCATCGGCGACTATGCGCATCCCAAGACCCGCCTGCCCGGCGGCGGCGGCGCGCCGGAGATCGCCACCTCGTCGAAGGAGATCTACATCACCATGGCGCAGTCCAAGCGCGGCATGGTCGAGAAGATCGACTTCTTCACCTCCTTCGGCCATGGCGATGGGGGCGATCACCGCCAGCGCCTAGGCATCGACACCGCTGGACCGACGCTGCTGATCACCGACCTCGCCATCTGGAAGCCCGACCCGATGAGCAAGGAATTCACCGTGGTGTCGCTGCATCCCGGCGTGACGCGGCAGCAGGTGCAGGACAGCTGCGGCTGGATCGTAAAGTTCGCCGAGGCGCTTGACGAAACGCCGGCGCCGACGGAACTCGAGCTGACGACATTGCGTGACCTGCAGGCCCGCACCAAGGCGGCGCATGAGGGAAGCGGAAAAGAAAAGGCTGCATGA
- a CDS encoding PfkB family carbohydrate kinase, translating to MSGRLVHIGSAVVDYVYRIDALPAPGCEKTASSFAQVAGGGFNMMVAASRTGMMVVFGGQLGSGPNGDFLRAAFAAEGIITLTSPSPVMDSGNCVAMISGDAERTFVSWPGAESILSLEMMRPVVVAPDDWVFTSGYTLSYSGSRDALTDWIEALPENIPFVFDPTPVIADIPRPILSRVLARTTWLSCNMTEAVEIAGQGDVEALAARLLADHCPKAEGVVIRAGAKGCFVRLVNGETQTIASFKVDAIDTNGAGDTHIGGFVSALSRGVHPFEAARYANAAAALSVTRHGGSSAPTDSEIQIFLSQAATGEPGQNQKAHQTA from the coding sequence ATGAGTGGGCGTCTGGTCCATATCGGCAGCGCCGTCGTCGACTATGTCTACCGCATCGACGCCTTGCCGGCGCCGGGCTGCGAGAAGACCGCGTCGAGCTTTGCGCAGGTCGCCGGCGGTGGCTTCAACATGATGGTCGCGGCCAGCCGCACCGGCATGATGGTGGTGTTCGGCGGCCAGCTCGGCAGCGGACCGAATGGCGATTTTTTGCGCGCCGCGTTTGCGGCCGAAGGCATCATAACGCTGACGTCGCCATCGCCGGTCATGGACAGCGGCAATTGCGTCGCCATGATCTCCGGGGATGCCGAGCGCACCTTCGTGTCGTGGCCCGGTGCGGAGAGCATTCTCAGCCTCGAGATGATGAGGCCCGTGGTGGTCGCGCCTGATGATTGGGTGTTCACGTCGGGCTATACGCTGAGCTATTCCGGCAGCCGCGACGCGCTGACCGACTGGATCGAGGCGCTGCCAGAAAACATTCCCTTCGTTTTCGATCCAACGCCGGTCATCGCGGATATCCCACGTCCCATCCTGTCGCGGGTGCTTGCCCGTACGACATGGCTGAGCTGCAACATGACGGAAGCGGTCGAGATCGCTGGGCAAGGCGATGTCGAGGCACTCGCCGCCCGGCTGCTCGCCGACCACTGCCCAAAGGCCGAAGGCGTCGTTATCCGCGCCGGCGCCAAGGGCTGTTTCGTGAGGTTGGTCAATGGCGAGACGCAGACCATTGCCAGCTTCAAGGTCGATGCCATCGACACCAATGGCGCCGGCGACACCCATATCGGCGGTTTCGTCAGTGCACTCTCGCGCGGCGTGCATCCCTTCGAGGCGGCGCGCTATGCCAATGCGGCGGCAGCACTTTCCGTCACCCGCCATGGCGGCTCATCGGCGCCGACCGACAGCGAGATCCAGATTTTCCTGAGCCAGGCCGCCACGGGCGAGCCGGGCCAGAACCAGAAGGCCCATCAGACAGCCTGA
- a CDS encoding 3-carboxy-cis,cis-muconate cycloisomerase produces MTVSPFDHPLLSGLLGDEEAARHFSVDGEIAAMLDFERALAQAEAESGIIGTDAAAAIIPVLLSYKPDTARLRAGVAKDGVIVPELVRQLKAAVGAPHDAGVHFGATSQDVIDTGLVLRLRRLIEHLDLLLTENILRLVGLEERFGSRALTAMTRMQPAIPIQASDRVAVWRTPLQRHQQRLSEQSKRLLVVQFGGAAGTLEKLGDKGPAVRAALAAKLGLGDAPQWHSQRDALAEFAGLLSLITGSLGKFGQDVALMAQGGTDIKLSGGGGSSAMPHKQNPVKAEVLVTLARFNATQLSGMHQALVHEQERSGAAWTLEWLLLPQMAIATAAALRLAAELAGQIESLGH; encoded by the coding sequence ATGACCGTATCGCCCTTCGACCATCCGCTGCTTTCCGGCCTGCTCGGCGACGAGGAGGCGGCTCGGCATTTTTCGGTGGATGGGGAAATCGCCGCCATGCTCGATTTCGAGCGCGCGCTGGCGCAAGCGGAAGCCGAAAGCGGGATTATCGGCACGGATGCCGCCGCGGCGATTATACCTGTCCTGTTGTCATACAAGCCGGACACCGCGCGGCTGCGGGCCGGTGTGGCGAAGGATGGCGTGATCGTGCCCGAACTGGTGCGCCAGTTGAAGGCAGCGGTCGGGGCGCCGCACGACGCCGGCGTGCATTTCGGCGCAACCAGCCAGGACGTCATCGACACTGGCCTGGTGCTTCGGCTGCGCCGGCTCATTGAACATCTCGACCTGCTGCTGACTGAAAACATTCTGCGGCTGGTGGGGCTGGAAGAACGTTTTGGCAGCCGTGCATTGACAGCGATGACGCGCATGCAGCCGGCGATCCCAATTCAGGCGTCGGATCGCGTGGCGGTGTGGCGCACGCCGCTGCAACGGCATCAGCAGAGACTGTCGGAGCAATCCAAGCGTCTGCTCGTGGTGCAGTTTGGCGGCGCCGCCGGCACGCTGGAGAAGCTGGGCGACAAAGGACCTGCGGTGCGCGCGGCCCTTGCCGCAAAGCTCGGCCTTGGCGACGCGCCGCAATGGCACAGCCAGCGGGATGCGCTGGCCGAATTCGCCGGGCTGCTATCGCTCATCACCGGCAGTCTCGGCAAGTTCGGCCAGGACGTTGCGCTGATGGCGCAAGGTGGAACCGACATCAAGCTGTCCGGCGGCGGCGGCTCGTCGGCCATGCCGCACAAGCAGAACCCGGTGAAGGCGGAAGTGCTGGTGACGCTGGCGCGCTTCAACGCCACCCAGCTTTCCGGCATGCACCAGGCGCTGGTGCATGAGCAGGAGCGCTCCGGTGCTGCCTGGACGCTGGAATGGCTGCTCTTGCCGCAAATGGCGATAGCGACCGCGGCTGCGCTACGGCTCGCCGCCGAACTCGCCGGACAGATCGAAAGCCTGGGACACTGA
- the pcaH gene encoding protocatechuate 3,4-dioxygenase subunit beta, translated as MPADAGSNRRPETGAFFQRDRGWHPPALTPDYKTSVLRSPQKALLAFDNTASEITGPVFGHAVLGELDNDLIHNFAKSGESAIGERIIVYGRVLDERGQGVSGALLEFWQANAGGRYRHKKDGYLAPLDPNFGGCGRTITDADGGYAFRTVKPGPYPWPNGPNDWRPSHIHFSVFGHGFAQRLITQMYFEGDPLIWRCPIVRGIRDKAAIETLVAALDMQATIPFDARAYKFDIVLRGRRASLFENRPEGN; from the coding sequence ATGCCAGCTGATGCCGGCTCGAACCGCAGGCCCGAGACCGGCGCCTTCTTCCAGCGCGACCGCGGCTGGCACCCGCCGGCGCTGACGCCCGACTACAAGACTTCGGTGCTGCGCTCGCCGCAAAAGGCGCTGCTGGCCTTCGACAACACGGCGTCGGAGATCACCGGTCCGGTGTTCGGCCACGCCGTGCTGGGCGAACTCGACAATGACCTGATCCACAATTTTGCAAAGTCCGGCGAGAGCGCCATCGGCGAGCGTATCATCGTCTATGGCCGCGTGCTCGACGAGCGCGGCCAGGGCGTCTCCGGCGCGCTGCTCGAATTCTGGCAGGCCAATGCGGGCGGCCGCTACCGCCACAAGAAGGACGGCTATCTGGCGCCGCTCGATCCGAATTTCGGCGGCTGCGGCCGCACCATCACCGATGCCGACGGCGGCTATGCCTTTCGCACGGTGAAGCCAGGTCCCTATCCCTGGCCGAACGGGCCCAATGACTGGCGGCCGTCGCACATCCATTTCTCGGTGTTCGGCCACGGCTTCGCACAGCGGCTGATCACCCAGATGTATTTCGAGGGCGACCCGCTGATCTGGCGGTGCCCGATCGTGCGCGGTATCCGCGACAAGGCGGCGATTGAGACGCTGGTTGCCGCGCTCGACATGCAGGCGACGATCCCGTTCGACGCGCGCGCCTACAAGTTCGACATCGTGTTGCGCGGACGCCGCGCCTCGCTGTTCGAAAACCGTCCGGAGGGCAATTGA
- the pcaF gene encoding 3-oxoadipyl-CoA thiolase, whose protein sequence is MTEAFICDYIRTPIGRFGGSLSSVRADDLGAIPLKALVERNSGIDWQAIDDVVYGCANQAGEDNRNVARMSLLLAGLPQEVSGSTVNRLCGSGMDALTIAARAIKAGEAELMIAGGVESMSRAPFVMPKAETAFSRHAEIHDTTIGWRFINPLMKKQYGVDSMPETGENVAEDFSVSRADQDAFAVRSQDKAVAAQANGRLAKEITPVTIPQKKGDAIIVSKDEHPRAGTTVESLAKLPTPFRQGGTVTAGNASGVNDGAAALIIASEAAVKKYGLTPIARVLGGAAAGVAPRIMGIGPAPATQKLCARLGLTPQQFDVIELNEAFASQGIAVLRQLGISEDAEHVNPNGGAIALGHPLGMSGARITGTAALELRERGARYALATMCIGVGQGIAVALERV, encoded by the coding sequence ATGACCGAGGCATTCATCTGCGATTACATCCGCACCCCGATCGGCCGTTTCGGCGGCTCGCTGTCGTCGGTGCGGGCCGACGATCTCGGCGCCATTCCGCTGAAGGCGCTGGTCGAGCGCAATTCCGGCATCGACTGGCAGGCCATCGACGACGTCGTCTATGGCTGCGCCAACCAGGCCGGCGAGGACAATCGCAATGTCGCGCGCATGTCGCTCCTGCTCGCCGGATTGCCGCAGGAAGTGTCAGGCTCGACCGTCAATCGCCTCTGCGGGTCCGGCATGGACGCGCTCACCATCGCCGCCCGCGCCATCAAGGCGGGCGAAGCCGAGTTGATGATCGCCGGCGGCGTCGAATCGATGAGCCGCGCCCCCTTCGTCATGCCCAAGGCCGAGACCGCCTTTTCGCGCCATGCCGAGATCCACGACACCACCATCGGCTGGCGTTTCATCAACCCGCTGATGAAGAAACAGTATGGCGTCGATTCCATGCCGGAGACCGGCGAGAACGTCGCCGAGGATTTTTCAGTGTCGCGCGCCGACCAGGACGCCTTTGCCGTGCGCAGCCAGGACAAGGCCGTCGCGGCACAGGCCAATGGCCGGCTGGCGAAGGAGATTACCCCGGTGACGATCCCACAGAAAAAGGGCGATGCGATTATCGTATCGAAGGATGAGCATCCCCGCGCCGGCACCACGGTCGAGTCGCTAGCCAAATTGCCGACGCCGTTCCGCCAGGGCGGCACCGTCACCGCCGGCAACGCGTCCGGCGTCAATGACGGCGCGGCAGCGCTGATCATCGCCTCCGAAGCGGCTGTGAAAAAATACGGCCTGACGCCGATCGCCCGCGTCCTCGGCGGCGCTGCTGCCGGCGTGGCGCCACGCATCATGGGCATCGGCCCTGCCCCGGCGACACAAAAGCTCTGCGCCCGCCTCGGCCTGACACCGCAGCAATTCGATGTCATCGAGCTCAACGAAGCTTTCGCCTCCCAAGGCATCGCCGTGCTCCGCCAACTCGGCATCTCCGAGGACGCGGAGCACGTTAATCCGAATGGCGGCGCCATCGCGCTTGGTCATCCCTTGGGCATGTCGGGCGCGCGTATCACTGGCACCGCGGCACTGGAACTGCGCGAGCGCGGCGCCCGCTATGCGCTCGCCACCATGTGCATCGGCGTCGGCCAGGGCATCGCAGTGGCGCTCGAACGGGTTTGA
- the pcaD gene encoding 3-oxoadipate enol-lactonase → MPFVNIGGITLHHRHIKAKGNARPIVFINSLGTDFRIWDEVLSELGGEMPVLVYDKRGHGLSDIGGVSSIDEHVDDLSGLIDHFELNNAVLCGLSVGGLIAQGFYARRPEIVDGLILCDTAHKIGTADSWNTRIETVESKGIQAIADAVLKMWFTPAFHADRVAELDGYWNMMTRQAVAGYVGTCAAVRDADFTEAAQAIAVPTLCVVGDQDGSTPPDLVRWLADLIPGAHFEIIRDAAHIPCVEQPEALTTLIRDFVAALPMRKQTHG, encoded by the coding sequence GTGCCATTCGTCAACATTGGCGGCATCACGCTGCACCATCGCCATATCAAGGCGAAGGGAAATGCGCGGCCGATCGTGTTCATCAATTCGCTGGGCACCGACTTCCGCATCTGGGACGAGGTGTTGTCCGAACTGGGTGGCGAAATGCCTGTGTTGGTCTACGACAAGCGCGGCCATGGCCTGTCCGACATTGGTGGCGTCAGCTCGATCGACGAGCATGTCGATGATCTGTCGGGCCTGATCGATCATTTCGAACTGAACAATGCGGTGCTGTGCGGCCTGTCGGTGGGCGGCCTGATTGCGCAAGGGTTTTATGCCCGGCGCCCCGAAATCGTCGACGGCCTCATCCTGTGCGACACCGCCCACAAGATCGGCACGGCCGACAGCTGGAACACCCGCATCGAAACGGTCGAAAGCAAAGGCATCCAGGCCATCGCCGATGCCGTGCTCAAAATGTGGTTTACGCCTGCCTTCCACGCGGACCGTGTCGCCGAGCTCGACGGCTACTGGAACATGATGACCCGGCAAGCCGTCGCCGGCTATGTCGGCACCTGCGCCGCGGTGCGCGATGCCGATTTTACCGAGGCTGCGCAGGCGATCGCGGTGCCCACGCTTTGCGTCGTTGGCGACCAGGACGGCTCGACGCCGCCGGATCTCGTCCGCTGGCTGGCCGATCTGATCCCAGGCGCACATTTCGAAATCATTCGTGACGCCGCGCACATCCCTTGCGTCGAACAGCCCGAGGCGCTGACCACCCTGATCCGCGATTTCGTCGCGGCGCTTCCCATGAGAAAGCAGACCCATGGATGA
- a CDS encoding GntR family transcriptional regulator, producing the protein MKRRAVQLSPGTGKPEQIATVLEHEIRSGVLGFGDRLQSENELVQRFSVSRNTVRKGLEELSSRGLITTKVGIGSFVTFDGKPVDDSIGWSRALANAGANAETRTLRLEVIEDADLAALLGIESPFFIAVDRVRTNASDGHAISIERSRLPLSPELEDVPLRGLREGSLHQTLRGAGLIPDHGEEWVGIEMLNAEDAAILGCPQGTPFLRGRRLTRAADDRPIEYVTSLLNPAHFALHMRF; encoded by the coding sequence ATGAAGCGGCGCGCGGTTCAACTGTCTCCCGGCACGGGCAAGCCCGAGCAGATCGCCACCGTTCTCGAACATGAGATCCGCTCCGGCGTGCTTGGCTTCGGCGACCGCCTGCAAAGCGAGAACGAACTCGTCCAGCGCTTTTCCGTCAGCCGCAACACGGTCCGCAAGGGCCTCGAGGAGTTGTCCAGCCGTGGGCTGATCACGACCAAGGTCGGCATCGGCTCCTTCGTCACTTTCGACGGCAAGCCGGTCGATGACAGCATTGGCTGGTCGCGGGCGCTGGCCAATGCCGGCGCCAATGCCGAGACGCGGACGCTGCGGCTTGAAGTGATCGAGGATGCCGATCTTGCCGCGCTGCTTGGCATCGAAAGCCCGTTCTTCATCGCCGTCGACCGGGTGCGCACCAATGCTAGCGACGGCCATGCGATCTCCATCGAACGCAGCCGCCTGCCGCTGTCGCCCGAACTGGAGGACGTGCCGCTGCGCGGTCTGCGCGAAGGCTCGCTGCACCAGACGCTGCGCGGCGCCGGCCTCATCCCAGACCATGGCGAGGAATGGGTCGGCATCGAGATGCTGAATGCCGAAGACGCCGCCATTCTCGGCTGCCCGCAAGGCACGCCGTTCCTGCGCGGACGCCGGCTGACGCGTGCGGCCGACGACCGGCCGATCGAATATGTAACCAGCCTGCTCAACCCGGCGCATTTCGCGCTGCATATGAGGTTTTGA
- a CDS encoding IclR family transcriptional regulator C-terminal domain-containing protein, which translates to MEDEATTRDHVGSLERGLAVMEILARHPAGLTLTEMAEEAGLTRAGARRFLLTLTATGYATQSGRQFSLSPRLLTIVRSWLGGASLWTFAASIMRDVAGQFDEACNAAVLSGEEVVYVARIPGRRILSVSLDVGTRLPAHCTSMGRVLLAGLGADELKAFLAEAKIERRTPKTITSRAALAKAIDAARADGFAVVDEELELGLRSIAVPICDRAGKTVAAINVSTQSARFSVEAMERDILPALGKAKRRIEEFFFV; encoded by the coding sequence ATGGAGGACGAGGCAACGACGCGCGACCATGTCGGCTCGCTGGAGCGCGGCCTTGCAGTCATGGAGATACTGGCCAGGCATCCGGCGGGCTTGACACTGACCGAAATGGCGGAGGAGGCGGGGCTGACCCGCGCCGGCGCGCGTCGCTTCCTGCTGACGCTGACCGCCACCGGCTATGCCACGCAATCCGGCCGGCAGTTTTCGCTATCGCCGCGCCTGCTCACCATCGTGCGCTCTTGGCTCGGCGGCGCCTCGCTGTGGACATTCGCGGCATCCATCATGCGCGACGTCGCGGGCCAGTTCGACGAGGCCTGTAACGCGGCGGTGCTGTCGGGCGAGGAAGTCGTCTATGTCGCGCGCATTCCTGGCCGCCGCATCCTCAGCGTTTCGCTCGATGTCGGCACCAGGCTGCCGGCGCATTGCACCTCGATGGGGCGCGTCCTGCTTGCGGGGCTGGGCGCGGATGAGCTGAAGGCCTTCCTTGCAGAAGCCAAGATCGAACGGCGGACGCCGAAGACGATCACCAGCCGCGCCGCGCTGGCCAAGGCCATCGACGCGGCGAGGGCGGATGGCTTTGCCGTCGTCGATGAAGAGCTGGAGCTCGGCCTGCGCTCGATCGCCGTGCCGATCTGTGACCGCGCGGGCAAGACCGTCGCGGCGATCAACGTCTCGACCCAGTCGGCGCGGTTCTCCGTCGAGGCGATGGAGCGGGATATCCTGCCGGCGCTGGGGAAGGCCAAGCGACGGATCGAGGAATTTTTCTTCGTGTGA
- the pcaG gene encoding protocatechuate 3,4-dioxygenase subunit alpha translates to MAQSLTRLKESPSQTAGPYVHIGLTPNFGGIGGVYPTDLGATMLNDNAKGDRIGLRIRVLDGTGTPLRDALIEIWQADANGFYNSPAELRGDADPDFQGWGRQPTDMETGLCSFQTIKPGRVPYGDGRLMAPHISLWIVARGINIGLHTRLYFSDEAKANAEDPILARIEHKVRVPTLIAERQGDDYIFDVHLQGEKETVFFDS, encoded by the coding sequence ATGGCGCAATCGCTGACCCGGCTGAAGGAGAGCCCGTCGCAGACCGCCGGGCCCTACGTGCATATCGGGCTGACGCCGAATTTCGGCGGTATCGGCGGCGTCTACCCGACAGACCTGGGCGCCACGATGCTCAACGACAACGCCAAGGGCGACCGCATCGGTTTGCGCATTCGCGTGCTCGACGGCACCGGCACGCCGCTCAGGGATGCGTTGATCGAGATCTGGCAGGCGGATGCCAATGGCTTCTACAATTCGCCGGCCGAATTGCGCGGCGATGCCGATCCGGATTTTCAGGGCTGGGGCCGTCAGCCGACCGACATGGAAACCGGCCTGTGCAGTTTTCAGACGATCAAGCCGGGACGCGTGCCGTATGGCGACGGCCGGCTGATGGCGCCGCATATCAGCCTGTGGATCGTCGCCCGCGGCATCAATATCGGCCTCCACACGCGGCTCTATTTCTCCGACGAGGCCAAGGCCAATGCCGAGGATCCGATCCTGGCCCGCATCGAGCACAAGGTGCGCGTGCCGACGCTGATCGCCGAGCGGCAAGGCGACGACTATATTTTCGACGTCCATCTCCAGGGGGAGAAGGAAACGGTCTTCTTCGACAGCTGA
- the pcaC gene encoding 4-carboxymuconolactone decarboxylase — protein MDELPKNETRYRTGLTVRRSVLGDPHVDRSEDAVTDFDRPFQELITEAAWGTVWARPGFSRRERSIVTLALLAALGHDEEVAMHVRATANTGASRDDICEAFLHVAIYAGVPAANRAFRIAKEVFSEMDGSRAGHAS, from the coding sequence ATGGATGAACTGCCCAAAAACGAAACCAGATACCGAACCGGGCTGACCGTCAGGCGCTCGGTGCTCGGCGACCCTCATGTCGATCGCAGCGAGGATGCCGTCACCGATTTCGACCGGCCGTTCCAGGAGCTGATCACCGAGGCAGCATGGGGCACTGTGTGGGCGCGTCCGGGCTTCAGCAGGCGCGAACGCTCGATCGTGACGCTGGCACTGCTGGCCGCCCTTGGCCATGATGAAGAGGTCGCCATGCATGTGCGCGCCACCGCCAACACCGGTGCGTCGCGCGACGATATCTGCGAAGCGTTCCTGCATGTCGCGATCTATGCCGGCGTGCCGGCGGCCAACCGCGCCTTCAGGATCGCCAAGGAGGTGTTTTCGGAAATGGACGGAAGCAGGGCTGGCCATGCCAGCTGA
- the pobA gene encoding 4-hydroxybenzoate 3-monooxygenase produces MRTKIVIVGSGPSGLLLGQLLGTIGVETVILERSSREHVLGRVRAGVLEQGTVELLEEAGAAVRLHAEGLLHAGISLAFGGGLHRLDLTALTGGKHVTVYGQTEVTHDLMDKREAAGLTTVYEAANVALHGFDGEAPYVTYGKDGVGHRIDCDFIAGCDGYHGVSRKSAPGQALKTFERTYPFGWLGVLAEVPPADHDLVYANHERGFALCSMRSTHRSRYYVQVAADEQVDAWSDGRFWDELRSRLPEQTAAAVVTGPSFEKSIAPLRSFVAEPMRFGRLFLVGDAAHIVPPTGAKGLNLAASDVRYLFAGLREFYLDKSPAGLDAYSAKALARVWKAVRFSWWMTTMLHRFPDTGEFGQRIQEAELDYLVHSQAASTALAENYVGLPY; encoded by the coding sequence ATGCGCACAAAGATCGTCATTGTCGGCTCCGGACCGTCCGGGCTGCTGCTTGGCCAGCTTCTCGGCACCATTGGCGTCGAGACGGTGATCCTCGAACGTTCGAGCCGGGAGCATGTGCTTGGCCGGGTGCGGGCAGGGGTGCTCGAACAAGGCACCGTCGAGTTGCTTGAAGAGGCGGGCGCAGCTGTAAGGCTGCATGCCGAAGGCCTGCTGCATGCCGGCATCTCGCTTGCGTTCGGCGGCGGCCTGCACCGGCTCGACCTCACGGCACTGACCGGCGGCAAGCATGTCACCGTCTATGGTCAGACCGAAGTGACGCACGATCTGATGGACAAGCGCGAGGCGGCCGGGCTGACCACCGTCTATGAGGCGGCCAACGTCGCGCTGCATGGTTTCGATGGCGAAGCGCCTTACGTCACCTACGGGAAGGACGGCGTCGGCCATCGCATCGACTGCGACTTCATCGCCGGCTGCGATGGCTATCACGGCGTCAGCCGCAAATCGGCGCCTGGGCAGGCGCTGAAAACCTTCGAGCGGACCTATCCCTTCGGCTGGCTCGGCGTGCTGGCCGAAGTGCCGCCGGCCGATCACGATCTGGTCTACGCCAACCATGAGCGGGGCTTTGCGCTGTGCTCGATGCGTTCGACGCATCGCAGCCGCTACTATGTGCAGGTCGCGGCTGACGAACAGGTCGACGCCTGGAGCGACGGTCGCTTCTGGGACGAGTTGCGCAGTCGCCTGCCGGAACAGACCGCAGCCGCCGTCGTTACCGGCCCGTCCTTCGAAAAATCGATCGCGCCGCTGCGCTCCTTCGTCGCCGAACCGATGCGCTTCGGCCGGCTGTTCCTGGTCGGCGACGCCGCCCATATCGTGCCGCCGACGGGCGCCAAGGGGCTCAACCTCGCCGCCAGCGACGTGCGCTATCTCTTTGCCGGGCTTCGCGAATTCTATCTGGACAAGTCGCCGGCCGGGCTCGACGCCTATTCAGCCAAAGCGCTGGCTCGGGTGTGGAAGGCGGTGCGCTTCTCCTGGTGGATGACGACGATGCTGCACCGCTTTCCCGATACGGGCGAGTTCGGCCAGCGCATCCAGGAAGCCGAGCTCGACTATCTCGTGCATTCGCAGGCGGCGTCGACCGCGCTGGCGGAGAACTATGTCGGTTTGCCCTATTAA
- a CDS encoding ADP-ribosylglycohydrolase family protein: MPDRTNDTLDRAMGALVGGALGDALGMPTQLLSPARIAELYGHVEDFVAPFADHPVSKGLVAGTITDDTEQALLLGRILVQSGDRFDHARWVNALLDWEREVKARGSYDLLGPSTKRAIDAINDGVPAEEAGSRGDTNGAAMRIAPVGIMMPLEPLDAFVAKVAETCRATHNTSIAIASAAAVAAAASHGVAGGDWRAASDSAVAAARRGARLGHWVTGGDIAARIAWAQELVRGKTMRDAIGLITDLVGTGVASQESVPAAFAVLEVAQGDPWQAAIISANLGGDTDTIGAIASGMAGACVGFSQLPQQHIAGLVGIDMGEVRSLAEDLVAARTAKASKDAAA; this comes from the coding sequence ATGCCGGACAGAACCAACGACACGCTCGATCGCGCCATGGGCGCGCTTGTCGGTGGGGCGCTCGGTGATGCGCTGGGCATGCCGACGCAGCTTCTGTCGCCAGCGCGGATCGCCGAGCTATACGGCCATGTCGAGGATTTCGTGGCGCCGTTTGCCGATCATCCGGTGTCGAAGGGGCTCGTTGCCGGCACCATCACCGACGATACCGAACAGGCGCTGCTGCTTGGTCGCATTCTGGTCCAGTCCGGCGACCGCTTCGATCATGCGCGCTGGGTGAACGCACTGCTCGACTGGGAGCGCGAGGTCAAGGCGCGCGGTAGCTATGACCTGCTGGGACCATCGACCAAGCGCGCCATCGACGCCATCAATGACGGCGTGCCGGCGGAAGAGGCGGGAAGCCGGGGCGACACCAATGGCGCGGCCATGCGCATCGCGCCGGTCGGCATCATGATGCCGCTGGAACCGCTCGACGCTTTCGTCGCCAAGGTGGCCGAAACTTGCCGTGCCACGCACAACACCTCGATCGCCATCGCTTCGGCCGCAGCAGTTGCCGCCGCCGCCAGCCACGGCGTCGCCGGTGGCGACTGGCGTGCCGCTTCCGACAGCGCGGTAGCAGCCGCGCGGCGAGGCGCCCGGCTCGGACATTGGGTGACTGGTGGCGATATCGCCGCGCGTATCGCCTGGGCGCAGGAGCTCGTGCGCGGCAAGACCATGCGGGATGCGATCGGGCTCATCACCGATCTCGTCGGCACCGGTGTGGCCAGCCAGGAGTCCGTGCCGGCAGCTTTCGCCGTGCTTGAAGTCGCGCAGGGCGATCCCTGGCAAGCGGCAATCATCAGCGCCAATCTCGGCGGCGACACCGACACGATCGGCGCGATTGCCTCAGGCATGGCCGGCGCCTGCGTCGGCTTTTCGCAACTGCCGCAACAACACATTGCCGGGCTCGTCGGCATAGATATGGGGGAGGTGCGCTCGCTTGCCGAAGACCTCGTCGCGGCGCGCACGGCAAAGGCCAGCAAGGATGCCGCGGCATGA